A stretch of Chloracidobacterium sp. DNA encodes these proteins:
- a CDS encoding SurA N-terminal domain-containing protein has protein sequence MAQSKTSIAIRSSLKSRRTLLIAIICFLGFIMVLAYSLPSRSLFGASGPKTVQPVPEDTVIARVGNRTVTAKEYTESLNNLVGMYRRYAAQLTSGSANFPLSIQQLRQQGSDRAILQQLIRRRIIELEAERLGLTATEGEIQQRLREQFRDENGRFIGVEKYKKQLARMGTNYVAFERDLAYTILEEKLRNFITSGVQVSQREAEEEYRRQNTRFELSYVTLAASDFEKEVAEPTEEELRTYFDAHKEDFRFTKDRRKVRYIYVSQDKAAEIIPVSDEELQREYDPNKQVKTIRVSQIVLKVLTPKDEDKVLQKANDLVARARGKEGVPAEDFAALARGNSQDTATAPKGGDLGVIERANVKPNDPVEAAFSLGVGEVSDPVRRGNAFYIFKVFDRTVKTFEEAKPGLLAIVRNRLSYAKASQIADEAVSLLSRTRNFDETAATIATKLKLKPEEVKRETPFFMPGDDVPEIGSNPSFEEKTSALTEPNEVGEKVGIRGGFAVPQLVEIKKPGDATLDEVRDKVIAKVKQEKALQKAYDRAKQLIAAAKNAAGLKAAAEAMKLKVQEIKDFNDTAYLDNKSFPAAFPNAEKVKVGELIPMPLYAARNAAPTVAVVAVTARKDADLTKFAEQRKQIFDRLRGDRANNLFETYIDSVKARMKESGQLRVDRALAERVVVAAAANEPPAN, from the coding sequence ATGGCTCAATCCAAAACGTCAATTGCGATTCGTTCCTCGCTCAAATCCCGCCGCACCCTGCTGATTGCCATCATCTGCTTTCTAGGGTTCATCATGGTTTTGGCGTACTCGCTGCCGTCACGGTCACTGTTTGGTGCGAGCGGCCCAAAAACTGTCCAACCCGTTCCCGAAGATACGGTTATTGCGCGTGTCGGCAACCGGACGGTGACGGCCAAGGAATACACCGAATCGCTGAACAATCTCGTCGGCATGTATCGCCGCTACGCAGCGCAACTGACTTCCGGCAGCGCCAACTTCCCGCTGAGCATCCAGCAACTCCGGCAGCAGGGTAGCGACCGCGCAATTTTGCAGCAGTTGATCCGGCGGCGCATCATCGAACTGGAAGCTGAGCGACTCGGCTTGACGGCTACGGAAGGGGAAATCCAGCAGCGCTTGCGCGAGCAGTTCCGTGATGAAAACGGACGCTTCATCGGTGTTGAGAAGTATAAAAAGCAACTGGCACGGATGGGAACCAACTACGTGGCGTTTGAGCGTGATTTAGCCTACACAATCTTGGAAGAAAAGCTGCGCAACTTCATCACCAGCGGCGTACAGGTTTCGCAACGTGAAGCGGAAGAAGAGTATCGCCGTCAAAATACACGCTTTGAGCTGAGCTACGTCACACTAGCGGCTTCTGACTTCGAGAAAGAAGTCGCCGAGCCTACAGAGGAAGAGCTACGCACATACTTTGACGCCCACAAAGAAGATTTCCGCTTCACAAAGGACCGGCGCAAAGTGCGCTACATCTACGTTAGTCAGGACAAGGCGGCGGAAATCATTCCGGTGTCCGATGAGGAACTCCAAAGGGAATATGACCCGAACAAACAGGTGAAGACGATTCGAGTCAGCCAGATTGTCCTCAAAGTACTGACACCCAAAGACGAAGACAAAGTACTCCAGAAGGCGAATGATCTGGTCGCACGCGCACGCGGTAAGGAGGGCGTCCCAGCGGAAGACTTTGCGGCGCTGGCGCGGGGCAACTCACAGGATACGGCGACAGCTCCCAAAGGCGGCGACCTGGGCGTTATCGAACGGGCCAACGTCAAGCCCAATGACCCGGTTGAAGCGGCCTTCAGTCTAGGCGTCGGCGAAGTTAGCGACCCCGTCCGACGCGGCAATGCCTTCTACATCTTCAAGGTGTTTGACCGTACGGTAAAGACGTTTGAGGAAGCTAAGCCGGGATTGCTCGCCATCGTTCGCAATCGGTTATCCTACGCCAAGGCGTCGCAAATCGCCGACGAAGCTGTCTCGTTGCTGTCACGGACGCGAAACTTTGATGAAACCGCCGCAACAATCGCCACCAAACTCAAACTCAAGCCGGAAGAGGTTAAGCGCGAAACACCGTTCTTTATGCCGGGCGATGATGTTCCTGAAATCGGCAGCAACCCTTCGTTTGAAGAGAAAACATCGGCACTGACTGAGCCAAACGAAGTTGGGGAAAAGGTTGGGATTCGCGGCGGGTTTGCGGTTCCGCAGTTGGTCGAAATCAAGAAGCCGGGTGACGCGACATTAGATGAGGTCCGCGATAAGGTTATTGCTAAGGTCAAGCAGGAAAAAGCCCTGCAAAAGGCTTATGACCGCGCTAAGCAACTGATCGCCGCCGCGAAAAACGCCGCCGGCCTCAAGGCCGCCGCTGAAGCGATGAAGCTCAAGGTTCAGGAAATCAAAGATTTCAATGACACCGCCTACTTGGACAACAAGTCCTTTCCGGCGGCGTTTCCTAACGCCGAAAAGGTCAAGGTGGGCGAACTTATTCCGATGCCGCTTTACGCCGCCCGCAACGCCGCGCCGACAGTGGCGGTCGTCGCCGTGACGGCGCGGAAGGACGCCGATTTGACGAAGTTCGCCGAACAACGCAAACAAATCTTTGATCGTTTGCGCGGCGACCGCGCCAACAACCTGTTCGAGACTTACATTGACAGCGTCAAAGCGCGGATGAAGGAGAGCGGTCAGCTTCGGGTTGACCGTGCGCTGGCGGAACGGGTGGTCGTCGCGGCCGCCGCCAATGAACCGCCGGCGAATTAG
- the hpnE gene encoding hydroxysqualene dehydroxylase HpnE, whose amino-acid sequence MTAPWECIVIGGGFAGLAAATALAEQGVRVLVLERRPRLGGRAYSLRDEPTGDTVDNGQHLMMGCYHETLRFLERIGSRHLVRAFDAPRVDFLAPDGAASFICPPLPAPLHMVAGLLRLGGLSPADKLGTLRVGWNLLRAKQNYRARYAEATVADWLRDCRQSPRMRKRFWDPLVTATLNESPERAAAVLLMRVLHQGFGGSFDDSKLVFPTVGLSELYVEQARRFIEARGGAVRLQAAVKTVRVERGRFTGVVLANGEAIPAAACISSAPPHDVAKYAGELVPNAARLTSSPIVSVNLWFDRPIFDAPFVGLIGTTIQWVFNKRAFTTPVSGLHHLALVVSAAYDIAHMPAKDLINLALDDLKRVTSKVNKAQLVHARVIKEQQATFSATPAAESLRPPHKIGVARFYLAGDWTNTELPATIESAVTSGHACAAHVIANLRATLPETAKSVARCAAG is encoded by the coding sequence ATGACAGCGCCTTGGGAATGCATCGTGATTGGCGGTGGCTTCGCCGGGCTGGCGGCGGCGACAGCGCTGGCCGAACAAGGTGTGCGCGTACTGGTGCTTGAGCGCCGTCCTCGCCTCGGCGGCCGCGCCTATTCGCTGCGGGACGAACCCACCGGTGACACGGTGGACAACGGCCAGCACCTGATGATGGGCTGCTACCACGAGACGCTGCGCTTTCTGGAACGGATCGGCAGCCGACACCTCGTACGCGCCTTTGATGCGCCGCGCGTAGATTTCCTTGCGCCGGACGGCGCGGCGTCATTCATCTGTCCGCCGCTGCCCGCGCCGCTGCACATGGTGGCTGGACTGCTCCGTTTGGGTGGGCTGTCGCCGGCCGATAAGCTGGGGACGCTGCGCGTCGGGTGGAATCTTTTGCGCGCCAAGCAGAACTATCGCGCCCGCTACGCGGAGGCGACGGTCGCTGACTGGCTGCGCGACTGTCGGCAGTCGCCGCGCATGCGGAAACGATTTTGGGATCCGCTTGTCACCGCCACGCTGAATGAGTCGCCGGAGCGCGCCGCCGCCGTCCTGCTCATGCGCGTCCTGCATCAGGGCTTCGGCGGAAGTTTTGACGACTCAAAGCTGGTCTTTCCAACCGTTGGTTTGAGCGAGTTGTACGTCGAGCAGGCGCGGCGCTTCATTGAAGCGCGCGGCGGCGCGGTACGGTTACAGGCCGCCGTCAAAACGGTGCGCGTCGAGCGCGGACGCTTTACCGGCGTTGTTTTGGCGAATGGGGAAGCTATTCCGGCCGCCGCCTGCATTAGCAGCGCCCCGCCGCACGATGTCGCCAAGTACGCCGGTGAACTCGTTCCGAACGCCGCTCGGCTGACCAGTTCGCCGATTGTATCGGTCAACCTATGGTTTGACCGGCCGATCTTTGACGCGCCGTTTGTTGGTCTCATCGGGACGACCATCCAGTGGGTTTTCAATAAGCGGGCGTTCACGACGCCGGTCTCCGGCTTACACCATCTCGCACTGGTCGTCAGCGCCGCTTACGACATCGCCCACATGCCGGCTAAAGACTTGATTAATCTGGCTTTAGACGATTTAAAGCGGGTTACGTCAAAGGTCAATAAGGCGCAACTAGTTCACGCGCGGGTTATCAAGGAGCAGCAAGCGACTTTTTCGGCGACGCCCGCAGCGGAAAGCCTCCGTCCGCCGCACAAGATTGGCGTTGCAAGGTTTTACTTGGCTGGCGACTGGACGAATACGGAACTGCCCGCCACAATTGAGAGCGCTGTGACGAGTGGCCACGCCTGCGCCGCCCACGTCATAGCCAATTTGCGCGCGACGCTCCCTGAAACCGCCAAGTCAGTGGCGCGCTGCGCCGCTGGCTGA
- the hemN gene encoding oxygen-independent coproporphyrinogen III oxidase: protein MTTPNLERLLQKYSRPGPRYTSYPTVPVWSDTFGADDYRAALRELATAPDAAELCLYVHLPFCAMACLYCGCNNAVTSKTEVVDAYLDRVAREIALIAALLDGRRRVVQMHWGGGTPNVLTPRQMERLVRSIEAAFDLDWSGDMSIEIDPRVASLAQLKHIRSLGFRRISLGVQDFAPQVQRAIGRHQPEALTVGVFAACREVGFESINLDLVYGLPLQTRATFERTVDAVLAMRPDRLAIFNYAHVPKLRPKQRHIRTEDLPDVMTRFAMFDDAQRRLTADDYVWVGMDHFARSDDELAAAAREKRLHRNFMGYTLRPASNLIAFGMSGISELSGYYAQNDAKLGRYQRVLDQGELPIVRGHRLTLDDQRRRAAINQLMCNMELPLAEVEEDFRAGLASLRVMEDDGLIRFEGDRLTVTTLGRPFVRNICMTLDAYLNADAVQPVFSKTL from the coding sequence ATGACGACCCCGAACCTCGAACGCCTACTGCAAAAATATAGTCGTCCGGGGCCGCGCTATACGAGCTATCCGACCGTACCGGTTTGGAGCGACACCTTCGGTGCGGACGACTACCGTGCGGCGTTGCGGGAGTTAGCGACAGCGCCGGACGCAGCCGAGTTGTGTTTGTACGTTCACTTGCCATTTTGTGCGATGGCGTGTCTGTACTGTGGCTGCAACAACGCCGTTACGAGCAAGACGGAGGTGGTGGACGCCTACCTTGACCGTGTGGCGCGGGAAATTGCCTTGATTGCCGCGTTGCTTGATGGGCGGCGGCGCGTCGTCCAGATGCACTGGGGCGGTGGGACACCGAATGTTCTGACGCCGCGTCAAATGGAGCGGCTGGTGCGTTCGATTGAGGCGGCGTTTGACCTTGATTGGAGCGGCGACATGTCCATCGAGATTGATCCGCGCGTCGCCTCATTGGCGCAACTCAAGCACATTCGGTCGCTGGGGTTTCGGCGCATCAGTTTGGGCGTACAGGATTTTGCGCCGCAGGTACAGCGGGCGATCGGGCGTCACCAGCCGGAGGCGCTGACGGTGGGCGTCTTTGCGGCCTGCCGGGAAGTCGGCTTTGAAAGCATCAACCTCGACTTGGTGTACGGGTTGCCGTTGCAAACGCGCGCCACGTTTGAGCGGACGGTGGACGCCGTCTTGGCGATGCGGCCGGACCGGCTGGCGATTTTCAACTATGCGCATGTGCCGAAGCTGCGTCCGAAACAACGTCACATTCGGACGGAGGATTTGCCCGACGTAATGACGCGCTTTGCGATGTTTGACGACGCCCAGCGACGGTTGACGGCGGACGACTACGTTTGGGTTGGGATGGATCATTTTGCGCGGTCGGACGACGAATTAGCTGCCGCCGCTCGTGAGAAGCGTCTGCACCGGAATTTTATGGGCTACACGCTACGGCCGGCGTCGAACCTCATCGCCTTTGGGATGAGCGGCATCAGTGAGTTGTCCGGCTACTACGCGCAGAATGACGCCAAGCTAGGGCGTTACCAGCGAGTGCTTGACCAGGGCGAGTTGCCGATTGTGCGCGGCCATCGGCTGACGCTAGACGACCAACGGCGACGCGCTGCGATCAACCAGCTGATGTGCAATATGGAGCTGCCGTTGGCGGAGGTTGAGGAAGATTTCCGTGCCGGCTTGGCGTCGTTGCGGGTGATGGAGGATGACGGGCTAATTCGCTTTGAGGGCGACCGGCTAACGGTCACGACGTTGGGGCGTCCCTTTGTCCGCAACATCTGCATGACGCTCGACGCCTATCTCAACGCCGACGCTGTGCAGCCAGTTTTTTCCAAAACGCTGTAA
- the bchE gene encoding magnesium-protoporphyrin IX monomethyl ester anaerobic oxidative cyclase, with translation MKILMLQPNYHCGGAEIAGNWPPSWSAYIGGALKHAGYTNYRFVDAMALDLPDAALADIIRANQPDIVMATAITPMIYKAQDTLKLVKDINPTAVTILGGIHPSFMYGQVLTEAPWIDYIVRGEGEEIIVNLLRTIEAGDDRRTRHTIRGIAFRDDEGNVVATPAHPPIADLDSLTPDWSVLDWGQYIYIPLNVRVAVPNFARGCPFTCRFCSQWKFWRKYRTRTPEKFVDEIEILVKEHQVGFFILADEEPTINQRKFVALCEALIARKLNVYWGINTRVTDILRDAELLPLYRRAGLVHVSLGTEAATQMNLNRFRKETTIQENKRAIQLLKANGMVAEAQFIMGLENETPETLKETYELALDWNPDMANWNMYTPWPFSELFEELKDRVEVRDYSRYNFVTPILQPDEMEREEVLKSVLKMYGKFYSRKALLEYPFIRDAFKRKYMLGCLKAFLKMTATKRFYDLGRVKRKGLGIEVDLGFDESRILSRDQLAALNSAGSPLRADVDYIGGIVACGGPRDLDTSKVASESPQLVTLRRKKEASDDDPEPRTPTAKI, from the coding sequence ATGAAAATCCTGATGCTCCAACCCAACTACCACTGCGGCGGCGCGGAAATCGCCGGCAACTGGCCGCCGAGCTGGTCGGCCTACATCGGCGGGGCGCTCAAGCACGCCGGTTACACGAACTATCGCTTTGTGGATGCCATGGCGCTCGACCTGCCGGACGCGGCGCTGGCCGACATCATCCGCGCTAACCAACCCGACATCGTGATGGCGACGGCGATTACGCCGATGATTTACAAGGCGCAAGACACCCTCAAGTTGGTCAAGGACATCAACCCCACCGCCGTCACGATTCTTGGCGGCATTCATCCGAGCTTCATGTATGGTCAGGTGCTGACGGAAGCACCGTGGATTGACTACATCGTACGCGGCGAAGGCGAGGAAATCATCGTCAACCTGCTACGCACCATCGAGGCTGGCGATGACCGCCGAACCCGTCACACTATTCGCGGCATTGCGTTCCGCGACGACGAAGGCAACGTCGTCGCCACGCCGGCTCATCCGCCGATTGCCGACTTGGATTCACTAACGCCCGACTGGAGCGTGTTGGATTGGGGGCAGTACATCTACATTCCGCTCAACGTGCGCGTCGCCGTGCCTAATTTCGCCCGTGGCTGCCCGTTCACCTGTCGCTTCTGTTCACAGTGGAAGTTCTGGCGCAAGTACCGGACGCGGACGCCGGAAAAGTTTGTAGATGAGATTGAAATCCTCGTCAAAGAGCACCAAGTAGGCTTCTTCATCCTTGCGGACGAGGAGCCGACCATCAACCAGAGAAAGTTTGTCGCGCTGTGCGAGGCGCTCATCGCCCGTAAGCTGAATGTGTACTGGGGCATCAACACGCGCGTGACCGACATTCTGCGCGACGCCGAGTTGCTGCCGCTCTACCGCCGGGCGGGTTTGGTTCACGTCTCGCTCGGCACGGAAGCCGCCACGCAGATGAATCTCAACCGCTTCCGCAAAGAGACCACCATTCAGGAAAACAAGCGCGCCATTCAGTTGCTCAAAGCCAACGGGATGGTAGCCGAAGCGCAGTTCATTATGGGGCTGGAAAACGAAACGCCCGAAACGCTCAAGGAAACCTATGAACTGGCGCTGGACTGGAACCCGGACATGGCGAACTGGAATATGTACACGCCGTGGCCCTTCTCGGAGTTGTTTGAGGAACTCAAGGATCGCGTCGAAGTGCGCGACTATTCCCGCTACAACTTCGTGACGCCCATCCTGCAGCCCGATGAGATGGAGCGTGAAGAAGTGCTCAAAAGCGTCTTGAAGATGTACGGCAAGTTCTACAGTCGGAAGGCTCTTCTGGAGTATCCCTTCATCCGCGACGCCTTCAAGCGCAAGTATATGCTTGGCTGTCTGAAGGCGTTTCTGAAAATGACGGCGACCAAACGGTTCTATGACCTTGGGCGCGTCAAGCGGAAGGGATTGGGGATCGAGGTTGATTTGGGTTTCGACGAATCACGGATTCTGAGCCGCGACCAACTGGCGGCGCTCAACAGCGCCGGTTCGCCGCTGCGTGCGGATGTGGACTACATCGGCGGGATTGTCGCCTGCGGCGGCCCACGTGATCTCGACACGTCCAAAGTTGCGTCGGAGTCCCCGCAGTTGGTCACGCTGCGTCGAAAGAAGGAGGCAAGCGATGACGACCCCGAACCTCGAACGCCTACTGCAAAAATATAG
- a CDS encoding ECF-type sigma factor: MPDAGAVLASPPVAPTTGARVQPTVEHPATVNRFVEEVYAELRRLAHAHMRRERPGHTLQTTALVHETYLRLASCKNISLRDRRQFFSLASRMMRCILVDYARGVAAAKRGGRRTSGHSPRPEAGQHSGFGRHRS, from the coding sequence ATGCCTGACGCCGGCGCGGTACTCGCATCTCCCCCGGTCGCACCAACGACCGGCGCGCGTGTTCAGCCCACGGTTGAGCATCCGGCGACCGTTAACCGGTTTGTGGAAGAAGTCTATGCTGAGTTGCGGCGGCTTGCGCATGCGCACATGCGGCGTGAACGCCCCGGCCATACCCTCCAAACCACGGCGCTGGTGCATGAGACCTACCTACGGCTGGCCAGCTGCAAAAACATCAGCCTCCGCGATCGCCGGCAATTTTTCAGCTTGGCGAGCCGCATGATGCGGTGCATTCTCGTGGATTACGCCCGTGGGGTGGCCGCCGCCAAACGTGGCGGCCGGCGCACATCTGGTCATTCACCGCGACCTGAAGCTGGGCAACATTCTGGTTTTGGACGACACCGAAGCTGA
- a CDS encoding LysM peptidoglycan-binding domain-containing protein yields MSATEKYRSLIDMAHQHGVSNFSASEANGVLTLSGSTTAEVKQKLLEAWQIIDPSLSAGDLVFAITDDGGGRTYTVKAGDTLSKIAAQYGTTWQKIYEHNRDTIKDPDLIYPGQVIRIP; encoded by the coding sequence ATGTCCGCAACCGAGAAATACCGTTCGCTCATTGACATGGCGCACCAGCACGGCGTGTCAAACTTTTCCGCTTCGGAAGCCAACGGCGTGCTGACGCTTTCCGGCTCCACGACGGCGGAAGTCAAGCAAAAACTCCTTGAGGCTTGGCAAATCATTGACCCTTCGCTTAGCGCCGGCGATCTCGTTTTTGCGATTACGGATGACGGCGGCGGGCGGACTTACACGGTCAAGGCCGGCGACACGTTGAGCAAGATCGCTGCACAGTACGGGACGACGTGGCAGAAAATTTATGAACACAACCGGGACACCATCAAAGACCCCGACCTCATTTATCCCGGACAGGTCATCCGTATCCCGTAG
- a CDS encoding acetate kinase, producing MNILVLNCGSSSVKFQIIATDLHAIEHNADRRLAAGVVERIGGEAVLTFRVDSKVSRQTAPVRDHRQAIEQILRWACSSDSGIAEVQSISDIHAVGHRVAHGGECFTSSTLITDDVIRGIEACIDLAPLHNPANLKGIRASTEVFGPGFPQVAVFDTAFHQTLPETAYLYALPYQLYRRHRLRRYGFHGTSFRYVAFRYRQITGKSREDTNIVALHLGNGCSACAIKAGASVDTSMGFTPLEGLMMGTRSGDLDPSIVDFLEMKEGFTAREIEALLNKQSGLLGISGLTNDMRDLLDEIREHDDRRAKLAVSMFCYRAKKYIGAYLAAMNGADAVVFTGGIGENSAEVRARICDGLDWFGLVLDPARNHECVNRREGLISQDGARLAVYVIPTDEELLIARDTARCVAGAPNPY from the coding sequence ATGAACATTCTTGTTCTCAACTGCGGCAGTTCTTCCGTCAAATTCCAAATCATCGCCACTGACCTCCACGCCATCGAACACAACGCCGACCGGCGGCTTGCCGCCGGCGTTGTCGAACGTATCGGTGGCGAGGCCGTTCTGACCTTCCGCGTGGACAGCAAGGTTTCTCGCCAAACCGCCCCTGTCCGCGATCACCGGCAGGCAATCGAGCAAATCCTGCGCTGGGCCTGTTCCAGCGATTCTGGCATTGCCGAAGTCCAGAGCATTTCCGATATTCACGCCGTCGGGCACCGCGTCGCCCATGGCGGCGAATGCTTTACCAGCTCCACGCTGATTACTGACGACGTCATTCGCGGCATCGAAGCCTGTATTGACCTTGCCCCACTCCACAACCCAGCGAACCTGAAAGGCATCCGCGCCAGCACTGAAGTCTTTGGCCCTGGCTTCCCACAGGTCGCCGTCTTTGACACGGCTTTTCACCAAACCCTCCCGGAAACGGCATACCTCTACGCTCTCCCCTACCAACTCTACCGCCGCCACCGATTACGCCGGTACGGGTTTCACGGCACATCGTTTCGCTATGTCGCCTTTCGCTACCGTCAAATCACTGGCAAATCCCGTGAAGATACCAACATTGTCGCCCTCCACTTAGGGAACGGCTGCTCGGCCTGCGCCATCAAAGCTGGTGCGTCGGTAGATACCTCCATGGGCTTCACGCCGCTTGAAGGTCTGATGATGGGGACGCGCAGCGGCGACCTCGACCCCTCAATTGTGGACTTCCTCGAAATGAAGGAAGGTTTCACGGCGCGCGAAATCGAAGCTCTCCTCAACAAACAGTCAGGGCTGCTCGGCATATCGGGCCTCACCAACGACATGCGCGACCTGTTGGACGAAATCCGTGAACACGACGACCGCCGCGCTAAACTCGCCGTCAGTATGTTTTGCTACCGCGCGAAGAAGTACATCGGTGCGTATCTCGCCGCCATGAACGGCGCAGACGCCGTGGTCTTCACCGGCGGGATTGGAGAAAACTCAGCGGAAGTACGCGCCCGGATTTGCGACGGTTTGGATTGGTTTGGACTAGTTCTTGACCCCGCCCGCAACCATGAGTGCGTCAACCGCCGTGAAGGTCTGATTAGTCAGGACGGCGCGCGGCTGGCCGTTTACGTCATTCCGACTGACGAGGAACTGCTCATCGCCCGCGATACGGCGCGGTGTGTGGCAGGTGCGCCCAATCCCTATTAG
- a CDS encoding tetratricopeptide repeat protein, which yields MRAMTILCAVLWIGTPGDGVLTAPQSAAQGTTAAAPDAIAAYNQGNQALSAGRYEEAIRFYTQAIERKSDFPEAHNWRGFAYRALGRREEARQDFNRAIQLRPNYAKAYENRALTLYEMGEYTEAVKDYNEALKLDPKATTIFGYRGLCHFALAQYDDAIRDFDAAIKASPRETLWLVYRGDAYNAKKDTQRALADFEQALLLEPNNVRARTARGVLLYGQGQYERAIADFNVVLNAEPNNQDILAYRGQANIELKRFDRAVKDFDELVRLAPNNARGYVGRGFARFQVKDYALAKADFDRAIELDPNTGKVFCYRAMTYRELAQLAAADADFKRCFALDVGQKAVYGKAAEDVAAQIAPPPPPPRDEPPPQTTRRDPAPSDLPQSSPTAGGRPRRAPVQPPVSDSEGDAAAPSPPSGTPPRNRPIPNQDPPPYDDEPATGGLLRTRPPASAGRPPANAVSSIGNQQALDFLRAVRDGNEARVRQMLQQGMSPNIVAANGMTALMTAAEAGFGRIVQVLLQAQADTDATDMHGRTALMYAARTGDIACVTALLARSGATVNLQDEDGMTALMHAADRGHRAAVRAILARRPDVNLRNRSGLSAYNLAVRQGDIEIINAIRAAGGR from the coding sequence ATGCGTGCTATGACCATCCTATGCGCTGTTCTGTGGATCGGGACGCCGGGCGACGGCGTCCTGACCGCCCCACAATCCGCCGCGCAAGGAACAACCGCCGCCGCGCCTGATGCGATCGCCGCTTACAACCAAGGCAATCAGGCGCTATCCGCCGGCCGCTATGAAGAAGCCATCCGCTTCTACACCCAGGCCATCGAGCGTAAGTCCGATTTTCCTGAAGCCCACAACTGGCGCGGGTTCGCCTACCGGGCGCTCGGCCGCCGCGAAGAGGCGCGGCAAGATTTCAACCGCGCCATCCAACTGCGCCCTAACTACGCCAAAGCCTATGAAAATCGCGCACTGACGCTCTACGAAATGGGCGAATACACCGAGGCTGTCAAGGACTATAACGAAGCGCTCAAACTCGACCCCAAAGCGACGACCATTTTCGGCTACCGTGGGCTGTGTCACTTTGCACTTGCCCAGTACGACGACGCCATCCGCGACTTTGACGCCGCCATCAAGGCCAGTCCGCGCGAGACGTTGTGGCTGGTTTATCGCGGCGACGCCTACAACGCCAAAAAGGACACCCAGCGGGCGCTGGCTGATTTTGAACAGGCCTTGCTACTTGAGCCGAATAACGTCCGCGCGCGGACGGCGCGGGGCGTCCTGCTCTATGGACAGGGCCAGTACGAACGCGCCATCGCTGATTTCAATGTCGTTCTGAACGCCGAGCCGAACAATCAAGACATCCTCGCCTATCGCGGTCAGGCCAACATCGAACTCAAACGCTTTGATCGCGCCGTCAAGGACTTCGATGAACTCGTACGACTTGCCCCCAACAACGCGCGCGGCTACGTCGGGCGTGGCTTTGCTCGCTTCCAAGTCAAGGACTACGCCCTCGCCAAAGCCGACTTCGACCGCGCCATTGAACTTGACCCTAACACCGGCAAGGTTTTCTGCTACCGCGCGATGACGTACCGCGAGCTGGCGCAGCTAGCAGCCGCCGACGCGGATTTCAAGCGGTGCTTCGCGCTCGATGTCGGGCAGAAGGCCGTTTACGGCAAGGCCGCCGAGGATGTCGCTGCGCAAATTGCGCCGCCACCGCCGCCGCCCCGTGACGAGCCGCCGCCGCAGACAACACGGCGTGACCCTGCGCCAAGCGACCTGCCGCAAAGCTCGCCTACAGCTGGCGGTCGACCGCGTCGTGCGCCTGTTCAGCCGCCGGTCAGTGACTCAGAGGGAGACGCCGCCGCCCCCTCTCCGCCAAGCGGCACGCCGCCGCGCAACCGTCCGATTCCAAACCAAGACCCGCCGCCCTACGACGACGAGCCGGCGACCGGCGGCTTGCTACGTACGCGGCCGCCTGCCAGCGCAGGCCGTCCGCCCGCCAATGCCGTTTCGAGCATCGGCAACCAGCAGGCGCTGGATTTCCTACGCGCCGTGCGCGACGGCAACGAAGCGCGTGTTCGACAAATGCTTCAGCAAGGTATGTCGCCCAACATTGTCGCCGCCAACGGCATGACGGCGCTGATGACGGCGGCCGAGGCCGGCTTCGGGCGCATCGTGCAGGTGTTGCTGCAAGCGCAGGCCGACACTGACGCAACCGATATGCACGGCAGGACGGCGTTGATGTACGCTGCGCGTACCGGCGACATCGCGTGCGTGACGGCGCTGCTGGCGCGCAGCGGCGCAACCGTCAATCTTCAGGACGAGGACGGCATGACGGCGCTCATGCACGCTGCCGACCGCGGCCATCGGGCGGCGGTGCGAGCAATTCTAGCGCGACGGCCGGACGTGAATCTGCGGAATCGTTCAGGACTCTCGGCCTACAACTTGGCCGTACGGCAGGGTGACATCGAGATTATCAACGCCATCCGCGCCGCCGGCGGCCGGTAG